The following are encoded together in the Macadamia integrifolia cultivar HAES 741 chromosome 10, SCU_Mint_v3, whole genome shotgun sequence genome:
- the LOC122092264 gene encoding flavonoid 3',5'-methyltransferase-like, which yields MKINVDGSSLGNPGNAGASGVLRDNEGKGSHDEKGFDFAFMDADKENYLEYHETLMKLVKVGGIIAYDNTMMFGAVAMGENDEMPPFMRKYRGPLMTLNSFLASDPRIEL from the exons atgaagatcaatgtggatggtagtTCGCTTGGTAATCCAGGTAATGCAGGTGCTAGTGGTGTCTTACGGGACAATGAAGGCAAG GGTAGCCATGATGAAAAAGGTTTTGACTTTGCATTTATGGATGCTGACAAGGAAAATTATTTGGAATATCATGAGACACTGATGAAACTAGTTAAGGTGGGAGGGATTATTGCATATGATAACACTATGATGTTTGGTGCAGTTGCAATGGGGGAAAATGATGAGATGCCACCATTCATGAGGAAATACAGAGGCCCCTTGATGACGTTAAACAGCTTCTTAGCTTCTGATCCTCGGATTGAACTCTAA